CCTCTGTAGCAATCAGATAAGCGGCTGTAACTGGGTGAGCGAGGTTGTAGGCGTTTCTTTCAGCGATCAGATTACGGGCTTCTTCGTTCATTTCCGCGAGCTGTTCAGCTGTTAATGGTGACTGGTCAAATGCTGCCAGCATTTCGGCGGTGAGTTCATTGGTGTATTGCTTCATAAGTCCCTCTACTTGCTATGGAAATAATTTCAGTGGCTATTTTACAAGCAATGACCACATGGGCAACAAGTATTAGACTTAAGCAAAATTATGTTTCGTAACAACCAGTAAAGGGGGTTACTCCTCCTCAAAGGTCATTGTGTAGCGGCATTGCTGCGACGGTCTGATCGTCACTATCTCCGTATAATTGGCGTTGCTGTATACGCAAATCTTCGCGTTGCCTGTCTCCTCTTCATCACTGAGAATCAGGGTTATCTGTCCGGCATTCGCCAGGGCTGGTAATAGCGCCACTATCAGCACAATCAAGTGTTTCATATCGATCACCATTCTAAAGAAAACTCCTCTGTTAAATCGTCCTGCACGTCCTGACCGTACCCGATGTAATACATGGTTGAGCGCGGATCTGTCTGTCTTCCCATTCTAATAACAGGTGGTTTCTAAACCGTCGAGCCTCATTGAAATCGCGGGTTGAAGTGGTTTTGCGCCACATCCGGCACGGATATAAAAATCTGAGGTACTTCGGGACGAAGATCTGAAACATCCAGATTCCATCTTTTCGCTTGTAAAGGTAAGCCTGGCCCTTGATTGACACGATAATGATCCTCTATTATCACGTAATCAGTTACCTATGCTGATCGCAATATCGTTATCTGTCAGTAGGTTACAGAAGTGGAATGGATTTTTGTTCGATTCCCTTCGCCCGCTCCATATTCCTCTGTTAGCCTGTTATCCCTGCTTCGTTGTCCGATGCTCTATATGCGCGCGTAATAGCGTTTCCATACTCTCATCGCCCGCAGGTATATCCAGTCGGGTATGATCGATACTCATAGTGTGATTCTTATACGGCACGAAAATTTTATTATTATGCAATAAAATTTTTGCAATGAACTCAATACGACCTGTCGGAAATGCAGGTTCTGCTTTAATGATCGCGCCACAGGCAATTGTGCCATCAGGCTGGATAAATAAAATGGAATGAAATGTGTCGAAAATCTCTGATTTCCAGTCTGGCGCCGAAAATTGATTGTAATCGATCCCTTTATTTTCATCCTTATTAAAGGTGGTGACATAAAACGGGATAAAGTCATTCATAGTCAAACACAGTGCCATTAATTGCTCGTTACCCGCATTCTGGATAGTGTTTGTCAGCAGACTGAGAACATATTCTATTTGCGTATAGTCTAAGACCAGTAACAGATTTTCACCATTCTGTAATAAAAATAAGAAATTAATTCTGTCCTGCCGCTGCTTGAGCACAAAATTCGTTACGCAACGTTCAGCACTGGTGCTTTGTACCTCATCGAGAAAAATTGCCGGAACATGGGTGCTCAATGTTTGTGAGTGAGCGTTCACCTGCTCACGAATCTGGTCTGGCGATTGTTGGTAGAGCCGATGCAAAGAGCGGTAACAGCTAAACAGAGCAAACATCACCTCCTGCAACTGATTAGGTGGCAGTAAAAGTAACTGCTCGCTATCGGTAGAATCAATCACTTTCAGCGCAATTACAGGTACACCATCTGCCGAGTTGATAACTCCCGTGTTTATTCCCTTTAACATATTCATTTATCATTCTCCTTTATAGCGATGATATTTTGGAAAGATCAATAACCCTGTCTGCACAGGCAATAGTAGACGGACGGTGAGCCACAATAATGCGCGTAATATTTAATGACTCAATCGCGTTGTTAATCATTCTTTCATTATTTGCATCAAGATGGCTGGTGGCCTCATCCATAAATAAAATATTAGGTTTCTGATAAAGTGCACGAGCGATCAATAAACGTTGTTTCTGACCACCAGAGATGCCACTGCCTAATTCACCGATAATCGTCTCGTAACCCATTGGCATGCGCATGATCTCTTCATGGATATTGCACTTTATGGCACATTCAATAATCAGTTGCCGATCGGCATTATCTTCAAAGCCGGAAATATTATCGGCAATAGAACCTGAAAAAAGGCGATCTTCCTGCAATACACAGGCAGTACAAGCGCGGTAATTATTTACACCGATTTTTTTGACGTCAAAATCACCGACGAAAATATCTCCCTGATCGGGTGTAAGCAGGCCGGACATCACTTTCAGCAGAGTGGTTTTACCAATTCCGGAGGCACCCGTTAATGCCACGGATTCGCCCGCGGCAACGGTAATATTCACATTGGAAAACACCGGCCTGGTCAATTTGTCATATTGATACGACAAATTCTGCACCTGCAGCGGGACGCCAGCGCTGTCCTCGAAAACTTTCCGCGGCGGTGATTCCGCTTCCGGTTTGCTGAAGATAATTTCTGAAATACGCTCGTTATGCAGCGATAGCATCTTGAACTGCATTGCCAGGTCAATAAGCGACGAGGCGCGCTGGGCAAACTGGCCACGATAGGCGTTAAACGCCATAAACATACCGATGGTCATGGTGTTATCCATTACCATCAATGCGCCAAGCCACAGAATAACTACCTGATCGACAGAGTTGATAAAAGTATTGATACCGCCGAATAACATATCAAAGCGCGTCTGCCTCAGGCTGGCGTTGCTGACGTCGATATTGGTATTGAGCCAGTGCTGAGAACGGCGGTTTTTAAGGTTCAGTGATTTTATGGTCGCAATACCGTACAGCGTCTCCATAAAATGGGAACCCGAACGCGCGCGTTTAACGATCAGCTCTTCGCTGATCGTACGGTAAAATTTGTAAGTGATAATACGCATTGCCGCGTAACACACGGTAAAGCCGAGCACGACCCAGACCAACCAGCCACCGTACAGACTCATCATAATCAGTACGCCCACGGTCATAATGGAGTCGATTGTTCCCATCACAATGTTATTTGTGAAGGTGGCGCGGATGGTATCCAGAGAAGAAAATCGTGACTGGATATCGCCCAGATTGCGCTTTTCAAAAAAGGCGAGCGGCAAACTCAACAGATGATCAAAAAAGCTGGTCTTCCACTGTATATCGGTTAGCGTATTCAGCTTCAGAGATACCCATGCCCTTATCATGCTGACTGCGGTCTTGAATAGGGTAAAAAACAGCAGCCCGGCGCAGATCACCAGCAGCAGGTTGTTGTCATGGGCGGTGATAACGTGGTCGGTGACCAGCTGCGTGCCCATTGGCATGAGAAGGTTGACCGCCTCAATGACAATGGAAAGCATAAAGATTTTACTCAGCGCCGATTTCAGGCCAACAATATTGCACATTAAATCCAGTAAGTTGAGCCGCGAGCGCTGTTTTTCCTGTGTAAAATGGCTGTCGGGCCACGCTTCGAGGGCGATGCCGCTGAAATTCTCAGACATCTCTTTCTGATGAATAACGCGCCGACCCATTGCCGGGTCGTTAATCACGAAACGTTTGCCTTTTATCGCGACCAGTACCACAAAGTGATTCAATGACCAGTGCAGGACACAAGGAAGGCGTAGCTCTTTTATTTCATCCATGTCGAGTGAGAGGGCGCGTGTTTTCAACCCTGTCGTCTGCGCAACCTGGTTAAGATCGGTTAACGTTGCCCCTTGCGCGGGCGAACCATAGCGATTGCGAAAATTAAAGAGATCGATGTTTTTACCGTAGTAACCGCAGATCATGGATAAACAAGCATTGCCGCACTCTGCCGCTTCAGACTGAATAATAACGGGTACTTTATTTCTAATGGAGAAATTGATTCTTTTAAATATAGTATCAATAATGGCTTTATTCATTTTTTGGCCCTGTCAAACTCTGTGCAACTTTATACGCGGGCGAGAACAGCCACTGATAAAATGGTCTTTCTTCCATGAAGACAATACTTTTGGCTTTCAGGCCATTTGATAATGCTAGTTTTTTATTTTTATAAATAAATTCATTTTCTTTGATATCTATTATTGCTTTGTAAAGTGTAAGCTGTGAATTGGTGTTGGTCTGGCCTGCGCTATATTCAGACAGTTCTCGCCGTGTTGCCGGTATGGATGATATTGATTTTATCTTTCCAGAGAACTGTCCAAATTTATCTGAAGGGAATGCATCATAGCGGATATTCACAGTGTCGCCGATTTTCACATAAGGCAGGCTGTTATCGGGAAGCCATAATAATAAGTAGTACTTAATATCTGTTAATTGTTTGATCTGGGCCAGACTGCTTCCTGCATCAACCATTTGGCCAGGAGTAACAGCAATGGACTCCACTCTGCCAGCAATGGTCGATTTTACCAGAATTTTTCCATTAGCATTCGTTTCAATGAGCTGAGATTGGAAATCACTCAGCTGGTTATATTGCGATGCAATCTGGTTATCCAGTTCTGCAGATTTAACCGTAATATCACTGCGCGACTGGGTGAGTTGTAGTTCAAGCTGCATTTTCTGCGTCGATAATGACTGAAAGGCATTCTGCTGCTGCACATAAAGTGAATGCTGGTTATTGTACTGATCTTTGTTAATGAGCCCTTTCTTCAGGTACTGATTATAGTTCTGAAGCGCGCCCTCCATTTTCGTTAAACCCTGCTTCGCCGTAGTTAGCAGCCCATCAGTTTCCGCAAGTGAACGCTCATAACGCTGGATTTGCCGTTTTGTTGTAGCGATAAAATCATCTTTGTTCACTTTCAGTTTATTGATGATTTCTTCGGCATTGGCAATTTTAGCCTTTATCATCGAAATATTCGTATCGGATACATTACCCGCATTGGTGCTTTTAGATACATCCAGTTCAAAAAGCATATCGCCTTTTTTAACCGTATCACCAACCTGAATAAATTGTTGAGATATAAAACCCATCTGAGGTGATGAAATATTTAATGGATGGGGGAGGGTAATCACTTCACCTACAACATCGATGCGTTGTGTGAATTTAAAGAAGCAAAGCATGACGATAAGAATTGCCATAAAAGCGATGCAGCACGCTGAAATAATAAAAGGTGATACGCCTTTAAATAAAATGACCTTGCCTTTCCAGTAACTTCGTTGGTGATCGACGGCTTCTTGTCTGAATAATTTCTGGCCCATTGGCATATTACCTGGAGGTTAAAAAAGGCCCGAACATGTCGGGCCTGGATTCAGGATTAAAACTTAATCACGGAACAAAAGTACCGCTGAAAAGACCATCCAGGAATTTTTTAGAATATTCCCAGGTTTTGTCGAAACCTACAATCGTTGCGCCAACTGCACATGAAATGCTACCGATAATACCGGCGCCAATCATACCAACACCCTGTCCGATTGAACCAATACCCAGCAGACCGCCGCCGTCACCACCATGTTTACCACCAATGGCGGCACCACCAGCAAAACCCATAGCTGCGCCCATAGCTGCGCTTGCAATGGCTTCAACAGTGTTACTAAAAATAGAAGTCCAGTTATTCCAGGAATAAGCCCCAGACACATTATTCATGTCTTGAACAGATAATGTTTTCATAGTTTACCTTAAGTGTGTTTTCAGATAATTGTAGTATTGCAAATTTTTCAACTGACAAAATTCAGCGTTCGGTAATGAGTCCCGTGCTGATAGTCGTTATTTTCAGGATGTCATATCTTAAAAACAACTTAAATTTTGTGAAATCCAGCCATTTAATATTTAATGAAGTCTCTGAAAATACTTGTTGTTAAATAACATGTGTGTTGTTTAAGACTTTAAAAAAGAGGCTAACGCTCGTTAATTGTAATAGTCATCCCTGCATTAGCCTGGCCTGGTGTAATCATGGATGAGATTTTTTTGTACCTTGCAGCGAGTGAGATATAAATTTCTGTTTCGTTGTTCAAGTGATATTTAGTTTCTTTTGCAAATTTTAATGGTACGTGGCTATAGGCATCAACAATCTCTACTGCAACACCTGTCGCCGGATTGGCAACGTTTGAATCGATGTTTAATAGACCATCACCGCTGCTGCCATGGAGCGCATCAAACTGGACATATGCAGGAACAGAATCCGCCTGGCAGGTGAGTGTTAATGTAAAAGGAACATCTTTAGATGTTGGATTTATATCACGCAAATTAAGTTTTCCCAGGTTAATCGTGCGATTATAGCTGCCATCAATAGTGCAACTTTTAAATTTTAATGTTGAACTGTAGGCAGAAACTGTCATAACAGTTACCCCGTCCATCGAATATGTTGCTACAGGACCATTGGGCATACTTCCGGAGCCAATCTTACCAACTTTAATAAAGTCAATGCGCGTGTAACTGTTACTTGTCCAGTCTGAGGTTTGTGGTGCTGTAGGCCAGGCTTTATTGGGAACAACTCTGTTAGGTTGGTAGAGATCGCTGATCTGAATACCAAGCCCCTCTACACCCGTCGAATAAATATTCCCTCTTGTATTGCTACCAATAATCGTCGAGTATGCCGGGCCCATTGATGAAATATAGGGGCGTTGCGCAGTGGAATTGCAACTCCATTTCCTTCCCGAAGTATCTATATTGCGGGTCCATAATATTTCCCCTATGGGGGCATTAGGATCAATGGCAATTAATGGACTATTCAGACGGTACTCGAGCTTATTACCTTCCACTCCCATGCCAGAAGCTATGGCTCGACATCCAACAGCCCAGGACGAAGCAGAATGGAATAGTGATAACATCACTACGGATGTGATAAAAATATATCTCTTCATATATTAACTTTCCTGAAATCTTACTGGCAGATAGCCTCAACTTGCTGGATGCCAGTTGGTGGCGTAGGGGTGTCACGGAAGTCGTAAGAAGCTTTGCACTGTTTATTGGCTTCATTGCCCCATTTCGCGAGAAGAGAACCTTGTTCGCTCAGACCAGTTAAATAGACTTGCCCATCTTCACCCACGAAGTTGGACTCGTTATTTTCTGCATCCTGTAGCGTTACTGTCGCACCGAAGGGGAGAATTTTTCCTGAACGGTCCAGTAATCTGATGAATCCTTTTATCCCCACTTTTCCGGCAAAACTTGAACGCACAACCGCCCCGCGCGTCGGTACAACCGTTGCAGTGTTGCTGTTCAGTTCCATGTTATCGGGAAGCGTCTCGCTGTTAAGTACAATATCGTTCAGGCGATACGGGGTAACATACGGCACCACGGTATAACCCCGGAAATCTGTCTTCACGCCGGTATGATTTGACACACTGGTTCCCGCCGCTCCCGGTGCTTCAACCAGAGCCACGCTTTCCCCAAGCGACTGGCTTAACGTCAGGCCGCGTTCATGGACAACCATTCCCCCTGAAGCGCCATAGCTGAAGCGGCGTGACTGCTGGCTGTAACCATAAGAGGAAACCAGTTCGCCATACGTTCCCTGCCAGGAGAGATCGAGGTTGCCGCTGGCATTCGATTTATTCCCATAGCCCTGCTGGATGCTCCAGTTGAGGTTATTCTCTTCAAGCGCGGTACCGGCCAGACCAGCCATAAACGAGGCCTCACCAGGCCTGGCGATATTCATGTTATTAAAGGCATAGAGACTATGATTTGTGTGCAGCCACTGATCGAAAGGAAGACTAACCGTCAGGCTAATTATCTGATCATTGTACGTTTTCTCGAAATGCCCTCTGTTCTGTATGGATCGCACGTAGCTATAGTTCAGGCTGTAGCTAATGTTGTTCCAGCTATTGCTGTAGCTGGTACTGATCGATCTGTTTTGCCGGTTATTATCCCAGTAATCTTCAACGACCCCGCCTACGGAAACGTAGCCAAGGCGATCGCCAATGTTCTGGTTGATATTCATTTCGGTGCGGTTTCTGACACGATACATCTGATATCTGCGGTGATCATCGCGGTACGTATTCAGCACATCAGCGAGCGTATAGAAACCAGAGGTTGAGTATCGATAACCCGCAATAGCGAAATTAGTACCTGTCTGGGTAACATTTTTGCTATAGCGAATACGCCAGGATTGGCCATCACTTTTATCGGTATCCTGTTTTTTTGACCACGCCTGCGTCACGTCAACTGATACTGCGCCAATTTTTCCCATATTTTTCCCAATACCGGTAGCCAGAGCCTGATATTTCGACGCAGCCTGAATCCCGCCGTAGAGGGTGGCATTAAACGGTAGACCATAGCTGGCGTTGGCCTGTGTAAAGGGCGTTTTAGCAATACTGTTGTCATAGGTGCGATAAACACCAGAGGTCAGGCTGTACTTGAGACTGCCTTCCCGGCGCATGATGGGTAGCGAGGCGTAAGGCACCGTGAAGATTTGCTGACTACCATCGGACTCCTGGACGGTAACTTGTAAATCGCCATTAGAGTTCGTTTGGTACAAATCATCAATTTCAAATGCACCAGGAGAAACATAAGTTTCATAAATCTGGTAACCGTTTTGTCGAATAACAATTTTGGCATTACTTTTAGCAATACCCCGGATGATTGGAGCATAGCCAGTAACGTTTTCGGGAGACATTGTCTCGTCTGTTGCCAGTTGCATACCCGTAAAACCAACGCTGTCGAAAATATCCCCGGGTGACGTACTCTGTCCTAAAACGAGAGAGCTACGTAACGGAATAATATCGCGCTGCGCGTAGGTATAAATGTTATCCCACGAATCATTATTTCGATAATTATCGGTTGTTCTTGACCAGGTAGAATAATGACGTAAACGCCATGCTCCAATATTCAGACCTGGCCGCAGGTTCAGATGGTAACTATCCTGTCTGGCAGAGGTTTGCCTGGAACTTGTCTGGCTGGCCAGAAATTTATAATTTAGCAGAAATGCCGGAATCCCCTGATCAAATTGTTCAGGAGGAACAATATTCAGGTTTTTACGGACTAATGCGGCTTGAGGTATGCTTAAATTAAGACGTTGGTGTTCCGTATCATACTGTGCCGTAGCTTCTGGAATAAGTGAAAGAATATCACAACGCTGAGGGTCTTTTGCCAGCCATGCATTCTGCTTGATGTAATTTTCATTTAAACCTAATGAAATCAATTTTTGCAGATTAAGGCAAGGAGACAGCTCAATAGCATCGCTTGTTTCATCTTTCTGGGCCCTGAATTCAACGTCACTTGTTTCAATTGCTTTACCATTTAACCAAATGTCAACACGGTAGGTACCAGGGATCTGGCGCAATCCCATGTCAAAATAAGAGAGGTCGCCGACTTCATTTTGCTGATCGCTATTTTTTAAAAATTCAGGGTTGAAGAAGCTTTTGGCTGCGACACAATCTGAAAAAAAAATGACACAAGAGTAACGCGAATCAACAGGCTTAACCCCGTCTTATAATTGGCGCTGAAAGACTCATCTTTCATTTTTATAACCTCATGTATTACTATAAGTTTTTCCTGTGGAGAGGGCCAGCCGAACCATAATCATTTATGATTTTCCAGCTAATTTGATTACCATTGATGGCACCAATATCAAACCAGGTATCTGTAAAAGGGGCTGCATAGTTTTTATCTTTCAGCTCAATGTCTTTATCATTGATTTTGATAAACATGAAATTCTGATAATACGGACCAGGATTTGTGACTTTTAATTTATTACCCGTTCTGCTCCAGATTAATTCCTCAGTTCGGTTCTCTGGTGTTTCTTTTTTCAAAGCTGTAGGGCGATAAATAAGTTTTAAACGATTGCGGATTGCAATCTGCAACGTGTTGCTGTCCGGCATGCCGCCTGGAATAGATTTTGCGTTAAGGAAAAAGAGCGATTCCCGGTCGACTGGGAGTTCTTTTACCAGTTTAAAAATACGTAACGCATTTTTTTTATCACCGTCAAGGCGAAATAATGGCGGAGTTACTAAAAAATCACCGGTTTTCACTCCATCCTGATTTTCAACCCAGGATTGAATGAGATAAGGCACTGACCCTTTATTTTCGATGTCGATGGAGACTTCTTTTTTCCCTTCTTCATAAATGATGCGCGTACCGCCAAGCACCACGCCAGCCTGTGCCGAAGCGCAGCAAAAAATAAGGGAAAGTGCATATGCAGATATTTTGAGCATGGTTAACATCTTTTAAAAAAGAGGCCTGTTCCCTCACGAGAACAGGCCAAAGGTGATTAGTAGTTAACGGTAAAGGTCGCAACAGAGTTAGCCGGACCGGTGGTTACCGTATTTTGAGTCTGGATGTATTTGGCGTAGAACGGCAGGGAGTTGGTGCTGCCTGCGCCAGTGTTGGTAATGGTGTACGGTGCGGAAGCTTTAGCCAGCTGGATAACATTACGATCTTTATCGTACAACTGGATGCCAACGCCGGTAGCGGAATTAGCGCCTGCGGTCAGAGCAAGTACAGTGTCGTCGCCATTTTCGTTCTGACCATCAAACTTGAAGGTTACAGACGTTATGGTAGACGGGCAGTCATCCATTTCGATGGTGAAGCCAGTGCTGCTTGCAGAACCGTCAACAGTTGAACCAACGCCTTTAAAGGAAGTTTTTACAACTTTACCCATATCAACGTCGCCAGTCGTAGCGCTTGAACCGTTAACGGAAGTGTTGCAACCTGCATCGGTAATTTCACCGGTAAAGTTAATTGTACCGTCAGCTGCACTTACAGAAGAAATAGAAGATAATGCCAGTACAACAAATGATGCCAGTGCGGTAGTTTTCAGATTTTTCATAACATAGTCCTTGTTTAATAAAGATGACGAATCTAATGATTATCATCAGGTATATAAAAGATATATTTGTGTAGCGCGTCAGAGATAATCGCAGGCTGTTTTATCATTTTTATTGTCGCATTCTTTTATGCGGCATTATGATTTGCAGCTACGATATTTTACATTTCGAAGAATCATCTCGTGATTGCAGTGAGAATTCTATATGCAGTTTTTTATATTGCAAAGATGTCTTTTCTTAGTTGTTCTATTTTTAAGAAAATTATTATCTGGTCACAATTGTCTGTATTGGTTCTTATCTAAAAAATATCTTCATTTTCAATAGCTAGATTAAGTTGTGGAGGGGGCGTGCAGGATTTTTTATACGTGTGTTTTATATTTATTTAAGGTCATTTCATAATGGTTTACGAACTAAATATTACTTTTTGTTTGGTTATTATAGTGAATGGTATTCTTTGGCGGAAAATATTAATGCACCAAATTATAGCGTCTTGCAGAAGATGATTTTGTTTGACTGGGGTAATTTTGATTTGCGGCTATTCATAGTTTGTTAAAAAGGCAAGTGATGAAGCTCGTGTGATAACTGAAGAGGTGATAAGTGTGATTTGATTGCCTGATATAGAAGGGAGGCTGGACGAGTGCCAGGCATCCGATAAGTATTTTCATAACGGATGCTTGAGTTATTTTCTGCATTATTGACTGGTGTGCTCAACACACAACCATATTATGGACGGGGAAAAATAAGAGCAGATAATGCGTTTACCAATGATGATCTAGAGCTTTTTAACCACACGATGAAAAAGAATGCAACAGAGTAACGATAAGAATACGGTAAGAAATAACAGCGACATGAAATCAGGTGACATTTCATTCAGAGCGTAACCCTTCAGTATAATCCCTCTGACAAGGCGTAAAAAATATGTGAGCGGAAGCACTGAACCCAACAGTTGCGACCAGAAAGGCATGCCATAGAACGTGTTCATGAAACCGGAAAGCATGGTCGATAATAAAAAGTAAAATGAAGCCAGTTGCATCACCTGGAGCTGACTTTTCGTGACCGTAGAAAATATGACGCCGATTGCCAGACAGAGAATGATGAAGATCGTTAGCAGCAATGCCAGGGAAATAAACGATCCCATGATCGGAACATCCATGACATAAACCGCCATCATAACGATAAACGCAGCTTGTAACAGACCAACACAAAAATAGGGGAAAACCTTACCCAGCATGATTTCCCATGCGGTGACTGGCGAATTGATGATGTGCATGATGGAGTCTTTCTCTCTTTCACGAATGATGGAAAGACTGGTCATCAGAATCAGGATCATGGAGAGTATGACCCCCGCAAGCCCTGGTACAATATTTAGACGGGTTATTCCCTCCGGGTTATAGAGTTTATGCACTACAACATCGACCAACTGTATGTTCTCTTTTTGCAGACCCGGTAAGTTTTTCGTATCGTGTCTGAACACATCGTTAAGCAATGTTGTCAGTGCCTGTGTAGCGTTTGCTGTGGCAGCGGGATCGCTGGCATCGGTCTGGACTAACAGCTGTGGCTTCCTGGCGGCGATGAGATCTCTGGAAAACCCGGCTGGAATAATGACGACCAACTGCACTGCACCTTCACGAAATAGCTTATCGGCCTCTTGCTCACTGGTAACCCGCTGGATGGCAAAATAATCCGTATTGGTCATCCCGGTTACCAGCGTACGGCTGAAGGAAGAGACGTCGTGATCGATCAGCGCGGTGCGTACAAATTTAGGGTCAGTATTTACCGAAAAACCAATAATACAGAGGTTGATTAACGGAATCGCAAAGATCATCAGCAAGCTGACCTTATCGCGGCGTAGCTCGAAGAGCTCTTTCACGATAATTGCCATGACGCGCTCGTATATCAATTTTAATTTATTCATATTGGTACAGCCTGTTTCATCAAATGTGCGAACGAATCTTCAAGTGTGGTGGCAGTTTTTTCAACGTGGTAGTTATCGGGCAAGGCGCCAACAATAGTATTAAGTGTGTTGCTCTGTTTGCTGGTAACAAACAGCGTGTTGCTGAAGATCACTGTCTGTTCGATCTCGTCGATATCGCTGAAGCGGTATTCCAGATCGTGCAGATTCGGACCTTTAATAGCGAATGTTGTCAGCCCCTGGGATTGAATAATGCTTTCGGCCGAACCAGAAGCCAGCAAATTACCATAGGACATCCACGCCAGATGGTTACAGCGTTCAGCCTCGTCCATATAGTGCGTGCTGACCAGAATCGTCATGCCTTTGCTGGAAAGATAATGCAAAATTTTCCAGAATTCCCGGCGGGCATAGGGATCGACACCCGCCGTCGGTTCATCCAGCAATATTATCTTCGGATCGTGCAAGATGCTGGCCGAGAGCGAGACGCGTTGTTTCCAGCCGCCGGATAAATGGTGCGTCAGAACATCCCGAAAGCGCTGTAGAGCAAATTCGTTAATAAGCTCTTCGACGCGTTTTATCGGTTGGGGAATATTCCGTATTTTGGCCAGAAATAGCAGGTTTTCCCGGACCGTAAGATTTTCCCACAGTGAGAAATACTGCGTCATATAACCGATCATCGGTTTAATGGACTCTCGCTGCTTAAAAATATCGAAATCAAAACAGCTACCTGAACCGCTGTCCGGCTTCAGTAGCCCGCACATCATGCGCATTGCTGTTGTTTTCCCGCTGCCATTTG
Above is a genomic segment from Kosakonia radicincitans DSM 16656 containing:
- a CDS encoding fimbria/pilus outer membrane usher protein → MFFSDCVAAKSFFNPEFLKNSDQQNEVGDLSYFDMGLRQIPGTYRVDIWLNGKAIETSDVEFRAQKDETSDAIELSPCLNLQKLISLGLNENYIKQNAWLAKDPQRCDILSLIPEATAQYDTEHQRLNLSIPQAALVRKNLNIVPPEQFDQGIPAFLLNYKFLASQTSSRQTSARQDSYHLNLRPGLNIGAWRLRHYSTWSRTTDNYRNNDSWDNIYTYAQRDIIPLRSSLVLGQSTSPGDIFDSVGFTGMQLATDETMSPENVTGYAPIIRGIAKSNAKIVIRQNGYQIYETYVSPGAFEIDDLYQTNSNGDLQVTVQESDGSQQIFTVPYASLPIMRREGSLKYSLTSGVYRTYDNSIAKTPFTQANASYGLPFNATLYGGIQAASKYQALATGIGKNMGKIGAVSVDVTQAWSKKQDTDKSDGQSWRIRYSKNVTQTGTNFAIAGYRYSTSGFYTLADVLNTYRDDHRRYQMYRVRNRTEMNINQNIGDRLGYVSVGGVVEDYWDNNRQNRSISTSYSNSWNNISYSLNYSYVRSIQNRGHFEKTYNDQIISLTVSLPFDQWLHTNHSLYAFNNMNIARPGEASFMAGLAGTALEENNLNWSIQQGYGNKSNASGNLDLSWQGTYGELVSSYGYSQQSRRFSYGASGGMVVHERGLTLSQSLGESVALVEAPGAAGTSVSNHTGVKTDFRGYTVVPYVTPYRLNDIVLNSETLPDNMELNSNTATVVPTRGAVVRSSFAGKVGIKGFIRLLDRSGKILPFGATVTLQDAENNESNFVGEDGQVYLTGLSEQGSLLAKWGNEANKQCKASYDFRDTPTPPTGIQQVEAICQ
- a CDS encoding fimbrial biogenesis chaperone → MLKISAYALSLIFCCASAQAGVVLGGTRIIYEEGKKEVSIDIENKGSVPYLIQSWVENQDGVKTGDFLVTPPLFRLDGDKKNALRIFKLVKELPVDRESLFFLNAKSIPGGMPDSNTLQIAIRNRLKLIYRPTALKKETPENRTEELIWSRTGNKLKVTNPGPYYQNFMFIKINDKDIELKDKNYAAPFTDTWFDIGAINGNQISWKIINDYGSAGPLHRKNL
- a CDS encoding fimbrial protein, translated to MKNLKTTALASFVVLALSSISSVSAADGTINFTGEITDAGCNTSVNGSSATTGDVDMGKVVKTSFKGVGSTVDGSASSTGFTIEMDDCPSTITSVTFKFDGQNENGDDTVLALTAGANSATGVGIQLYDKDRNVIQLAKASAPYTITNTGAGSTNSLPFYAKYIQTQNTVTTGPANSVATFTVNY
- a CDS encoding ABC transporter permease, with translation MNKLKLIYERVMAIIVKELFELRRDKVSLLMIFAIPLINLCIIGFSVNTDPKFVRTALIDHDVSSFSRTLVTGMTNTDYFAIQRVTSEQEADKLFREGAVQLVVIIPAGFSRDLIAARKPQLLVQTDASDPAATANATQALTTLLNDVFRHDTKNLPGLQKENIQLVDVVVHKLYNPEGITRLNIVPGLAGVILSMILILMTSLSIIREREKDSIMHIINSPVTAWEIMLGKVFPYFCVGLLQAAFIVMMAVYVMDVPIMGSFISLALLLTIFIILCLAIGVIFSTVTKSQLQVMQLASFYFLLSTMLSGFMNTFYGMPFWSQLLGSVLPLTYFLRLVRGIILKGYALNEMSPDFMSLLFLTVFLSLLCCILFHRVVKKL
- a CDS encoding ABC transporter ATP-binding protein codes for the protein MMDYCIKLQNVNKSFGSRHVVKDLTLNIPTGKITGFLGPNGSGKTTAMRMMCGLLKPDSGSGSCFDFDIFKQRESIKPMIGYMTQYFSLWENLTVRENLLFLAKIRNIPQPIKRVEELINEFALQRFRDVLTHHLSGGWKQRVSLSASILHDPKIILLDEPTAGVDPYARREFWKILHYLSSKGMTILVSTHYMDEAERCNHLAWMSYGNLLASGSAESIIQSQGLTTFAIKGPNLHDLEYRFSDIDEIEQTVIFSNTLFVTSKQSNTLNTIVGALPDNYHVEKTATTLEDSFAHLMKQAVPI